The following coding sequences are from one Lolium rigidum isolate FL_2022 chromosome 6, APGP_CSIRO_Lrig_0.1, whole genome shotgun sequence window:
- the LOC124663168 gene encoding probable calcium-binding protein CML41, protein MASTEVSNPPSSKRLSPKGSFKLSLPGLLACGQCKATTVSPPDSPTGAGARSARSLSSSASSSMGTSSRGRERDRQAELREIFRHFDRDMDGLISGLELRDFFASMGDGGAAAALELDAASGDLTLGFEEFARIVERKGGEEEEREDLRRAFQAFEAVKGSGRITPRGLQRVLSQLGEDPSVAECEAMIRAYDDDGDGELDFHDFNRMMSHG, encoded by the coding sequence ATGGCGAGCACCGAGGTGTCCAACCCGCCGTCGTCCAAGCGGCTGTCCCCGAAGGGCAGCTTCAAGCTCAGCCTGCCAGGCCTTCTTGCCTGCGGCCAGTGCAAGGCCACCACCGTGTCGCCCCCGGACTCCCCAACCGGCGCCGGCGCGAGGTCCGCCCGGTCcctgtcatcgtcggcgtcgtcgtccatgGGAACGTCCTCCCGCGGCCGCGAACGGGACCGCCAGGCGGAGCTCCGGGAGATCTTCCGCCACTTCGACCGCGACATGGACGGCCTGATCTCCGGCCTGGAGCTCCGCGACTTCTTCGCGTCcatgggcgacggcggcgcggcggccgcgcTGGAGCTGGACGCGGCCAGCGGCGACCTCACGCTGGGGTTCGAGGAGTTCGCGCGGATCGTGGAGCGGAagggcggggaggaggaggagcgcgaggaCCTGCGGCGCGCGTTCCAGGCCTTCGAGGCCGTCAAGGGCTCCGGCCGGATCACGCCGCGCGGGCTGCAGCGCGTGCTTAGCCAGCTCGGCGAAGACCCGTCGGTAGCGGAGTGCGAAGCCATGATACGtgcctacgacgacgacggcgacggcgagctcgacTTCCACGATTTCAACCGAATGATGAGCCATGGCTAG